The genomic interval tactcttttactagtttcagtcgtttgactgtggccatgctggagcaccgcctttagtcgagcaaatcgaccccaggacttattctttagaagcccagtccttattctatcggtctcttttgccgaaccgctaagttacggggacataaacacaccagcattggttgtcaagcgatgttgggggacaaacacagacacacaaatacatacatatatatatatatatatatatatatatatatatatatacatatatacgacgggcttctttcagtttccgtctactaaatccactcacaaggctttggtcggcccgaggctatagtagaagacacttgcccaagatgccacgcagtgggactgaacccgggaccatgtggttggtaagcaagctactttaccacacagccactcctacgcctatctatctatctatctatctatgtatcatcattattattattattattattattattattattattatttcgtactaaaatctgctttctttctttattttaccaCCAGGATGCGCTCTGATCCGGATATGTTGAGTTCGAAGCTTGCTggattccttcttcttcttcttctctgtgtGGTATGTGTTGCCGGCAGCGGGAGCAGTAGTTTCAGTGATTACAATCTATTGCGAAAAAGTCCTCATGAAAAGAGTGTCGTCACAAAACGGCCTAAATTTCCCATAGTGCCTTCTGACTCACTTCCTGTCAACCTGAACGAGAAACCCGACAAAAAACACGATCCGAGGGCTGAAAACCTAAAACCGGAGATTTTACGCAAACTACTCGGACGGTTTTTCATCGAGGAATTCATGTCCGtcaaacgaccgaacgaaagtaTAACAAAGCCTAACGGGACCCTCGCCTTGCGCTTTCAGAGGGGTTACCCTGTAGGGAGACGGCCCCCATTTCTAGCTCGATTCGGGCGCATTAATCTCAAAGATGAAACCGGGAGACGTTTCCGGCAGTTGGATTTGAACGTTGAGACAGAAGCGAAGAGAAAAGTGGCTAAGTTTATCCGGACTTACACATATTGTCCCGTCATATATACATGGAAGGACCTGGGTATACGCTTCTGGCCCCGCTGGATCAAAGAAGGCCAGTGTCACCAGCGGGGACGGTCGTGTTCTTTACCGCCGGGCATGCGCTGTAAACCTAGCTATTCACAAACTATTATTCTACTTCGTTTCCATTGTTGGCCCGATGCTAAAATCTGTAACTGGATTCATGCCCAGTATCCTATAATTAGTGCCTGTAAATGTAAATGTTAATTAgctaatcaataaaacaaaaacaaacattaaaatgaacGGAGAAAAAGTAAAGATCGAACACATATTAACCTCTTCCCATCATACTCAACACCCCACGTTGTTATACACTGATGATAACAACGCAGCATCAGTCTTCACGCTTCATCCTTCCTCTTTCAACAAGTTTACAGTTGAACCTAAGACATTACTGATATTTAGAATACACTGGCCAAACTGGACAGAGTTTAGCAATTGTATTCATCGAAATTCACCACTGACTAAAATTTGTTGACCTAAATTCACCCCTGATCAAAATATGTTAACCTAAATTCACCCCTGGTTAAAATGTCCTGATCAAACTTCGCAGAGGGTTAAAATATATTGGCCTAAATTTACCATTGGTTAAAGCGTGTTGACTTAAAATTCACCcttggttaaaatattttgaccTAAATTTACCCCTGGTTAAAATATTCTGACCTAAATTCACTCCTGGTTAAAACATTTTAACTTAAATTCATTCCTGGTTAAAATATTGTGACCGAAATTCACCcctggttaaaatattttgattgaaaTTCACCCCTGGTTAAAAGATTTTAACTTATATTCATTCCTGGTTAAAATTTTGTGACCTAAATTCACCcctggttaaaatattttgaccTAAACTCACACCTGGTTAAATTATGTTGACCCAAATTCACCCCTGGTTGTATTCTAATGTTAATACTTCACGAACACACTTTTACCCCTTTCTTTTTCAATTCATTTACCCCAGTTTAGCATCTGTAAAAAATTCAACTATGTATTGGTAACTCtacaaaatatgcacacacaattttcACCACTGGACTAAAATGTGTTGACCTAACATTACGACAGCTTAAAATTCGTTGACCAACAAATATAGCTGACTCCGGTATAATGACCTATTTTAATAAACACACTCCATATATTTAtactaaatatatcaaaatttttaCTTAAGTTAACCATTGATTAAAATTATTTGGACCAGAATTGGCTAAAATGTGTTAGCCCAAGTTAACCCCTGGTTAAAATATGTATTGTCCTAAACTGACCACTGGTTAAAATGTGCAGTGAACAGACTCCacagacatttaaaatatattggcCTCAATTCACACAGGCTTAAATTTACCACTGCTAAAAATGTTGACCTAAATTTACCCCTGGTTAAATTACGTTGACCCAAATTCA from Octopus bimaculoides isolate UCB-OBI-ISO-001 unplaced genomic scaffold, ASM119413v2 Scaffold_38106, whole genome shotgun sequence carries:
- the LOC106873928 gene encoding noggin-2, with translation MLSSKLAGFLLLLLLCVVCVAGSGSSSFSDYNLLRKSPHEKSVVTKRPKFPIVPSDSLPVNLNEKPDKKHDPRAENLKPEILRKLLGRFFIEEFMSVKRPNESITKPNGTLALRFQRGYPVGRRPPFLARFGRINLKDETGRRFRQLDLNVETEAKRKVAKFIRTYTYCPVIYTWKDLGIRFWPRWIKEGQCHQRGRSCSLPPGMRCKPSYSQTIILLRFHCWPDAKICNWIHAQYPIISACKCKC